The window CCGCCGGCATCGCCACGATCCACCAGGAACTCGACCTGGTGCCGGCGCTCTCCGTGGCCGAGAACCTGGTGCTCGGCCGGGAACCGCGCACCAGGCTGCGGACGCTCGACCGGCGGGCGATGGCCCGCGCCGCCCAGGACTGGCTGGGCCCGCTCGGCGCCCGGATCGATCCGCGCCGGCCCGTCGGTTCGCTGCGCGTCGGCGAGCAGCAGCTCGTCGAGATCGCCAAGGCGCTCTCCCTCGACGCCCGCGTCCTCGTCATGGACGAACCGACCGCCGCGCTCGCCGACGCCGAGGTGCGGCGGCTGATGTCCACCATCCGCGCGCTGCGCGAGCGCGGCGTGGCCGTCGTCTACATCTCCCACCGCCTCGAGGAGATCGAGCACATCGCCGACCGGGCCACCGTCCTGCGCAACGGCGAGGTGGCCGGCACGCTGCGCCCGGACCGCGCCGACCGGCAGCGGATCATCACGCTGATGGTCGGCCGCCCCGCCGAGGCGCTGTTCAGCGCGGGATCCGCCGGGCCCGCCCGCCCCGCGGGGCGGGCGGTGCTGGAGGTCGACGACCTCGCCGTACGGCCCCGGGGCACCCGGCCCGGACGCTGCGAACCCGCCGGCGTCAGCCTGACCGTGCGCGCCGGGGAGATCGTCGGCCTGGCCGGCCTGATGGGGGCGGGCCGCACCGAACTGCTGGAGACCCTGTACGGCGCCGGCCCGCCCGGTCGCCGCAGCGGCCAGATCCGGCTGGCCGGCCGCCCGTACGCCCCGCGCGGCCCCCGCGCCGCCCTGCGCGCCGGCGTCGGCTTCGTGCCGGAGGACCGCCGCCGCTCCGCCCTGGTGCTCGAGCACCCCGTCGGCCGCAGCATCGTCCTGGCCGCCCTGCGCCGGGTCAGCACCGCCGGGGTCGTCCGCGCCGGACGCGAGCGGGACGCGGTACGCCAGCAGGTCGCCGCCCTGGCGATCAAGACGTCGTCCGCGGCCGCGCCGGTCGGCTCGCTCTCCGGCGGCAACCAGCAGAAGGTCGTCTTCGCCCGGCACCTGCTCACCCGCCCCCGCCTGCTGCTGCTCGACGAGCCGACCCGGGGCGTCGACGTCGGCGCCAAGGCGGAGATCTACCGGCTGCTGCGCCGGCTCGCCGACGACGGGATGGGCATCCTGCTCGCCTCGTCGGAGCTGCCCGAGCTGACCGGCGTCTGCGACCGGATCGTGGTCCTGCGGCGCGGACGGGCCGTCGCGGAACTCGCGGCCGACGGGTGCACCGGCGAGGACATCCTGACCGCGGCCATGGGCGGCACGGCCGCCGGAGGGGACGACCGATGACCCACCTGCGCGCACCGGACAAGGGGCCCGGCACGCCACTGGCGCCGGCCGGCGGCGACCCGGCGGCCGGCGCCGGCCGGTGGCGTTGGGCCGGCGGCCGGGGCGACCTCGTCGAGCGGCTCTTCGCCGTGCAGAGCCTCTTCGCGCTGCTGCTGGTGTTCGTGCTGGCCATCGCCGTCTCGCCCCGCCGCGACGGTGAGATCCTCTTCCTCTCCACGGAGAACCTCGGCAACATCGTCCGCGCGGTGTCCGAGATCGGGATCATCGCCATCGGCATGACGTTCGTCGTCCTGCTCGGCGGCATCGACCTCTCCGTCGGCGCCATCCTCGGCCTCTCCGCCGTCGGCACCGCTACGCTGATGGTCGACTCCGGGCTCGGCATCCTGCCCGCCGTCACCGTCGTGCTGCTGATCGGCGCCCTCTTCGGCGCGTTGCAGGGCTACGCGACAGCCCGGCTCGGCATCCAGTCGTTCATCGTCACCCTCGCGGGACTCCAGGTCGCGCGCGGCCTCGCCCGGATCTGGTCGGGCGGGCTCGGCATCCCGATCGCCTACGGCGACGGCCCGCAGGAGGCGCCCCCCGCGTTCGAGATCCTCAACGGCACGATCAACGGGGTGCTGCCCGTCCCGGCCGTGCTGTTCATCGGCATCGGGGTGGCCGCGATCGTCGTGCTGCGCAAGACCGCGTTCGCCCGCCACGTCTACGCCATCGGCGGCAACGAGAAGGCCGCCCGCCTCTCGGGCGTGCCCGTGCTGCGGGTCAAGGTCGCGGTCTTCGCGATCGCGGGCCTGCTCGCCGCCGTGGCCGGCATCATCCACGCCGGACAGCTCAACCAGGGCAGCCCCAACGACGGCGCCGGCTACGAACTCGACGCCATCGCCGCCGTGGTCATCGGCGGCACCAGCCTCGCCGGGGGCACCGGCTCGATGGGCGGCACCCTCGCCGGGGCGCTGCTGCTCGGCATCCTCAACAACATCCTCGCGCTCAACAACATCGACGCCAACGTGCAGCTACTGATCAAGGGGCTGGTGATCGTGGCCGCCGCCGGGCTGCAGAAGCTCCGCCGCAGCATCGTCTGAACCGCCACCGAACAAGGAGCGTCATCATGCGCACCCGTACCGTCCTTCTCGCGCTGCTGTGCACCGGCGCGCTCGTCACCTCCACCGCGTGCAGCGTGGAGAAGCCGTCCGACGGCGGCGACGCCACGGCCGCGAAGTGCGGCGCCGGCAAGGACTTCCTCATCGGCATGTCACAGGCCAACAACGCCGAGCCCTACCGGCAGGTCATGAACAACGACGTGCAGACGGCGGCGAAGTCCGTCCCCGGGTTCACCGTGGTGGTCGCCGACGCGGCGCAGGACAACAGCAAGCAGGTCGCCGACGTGGAGAACTTCCTCACCCAGAAGATCGACCTGCTGGTCATCTCGCCTAACGAGGCCAAGCCGCTGACCGCGGTGGTGCGCAAGGCGTACGACC is drawn from Micromonospora sp. NBC_01740 and contains these coding sequences:
- a CDS encoding sugar ABC transporter ATP-binding protein → MSDQVTVAMSGITKRFGGVHALRGVDLTLRAGEVHALLGENGAGKSTLINILSGVVTDHGGEISIGGQPVRFAGPAAAQAAGIATIHQELDLVPALSVAENLVLGREPRTRLRTLDRRAMARAAQDWLGPLGARIDPRRPVGSLRVGEQQLVEIAKALSLDARVLVMDEPTAALADAEVRRLMSTIRALRERGVAVVYISHRLEEIEHIADRATVLRNGEVAGTLRPDRADRQRIITLMVGRPAEALFSAGSAGPARPAGRAVLEVDDLAVRPRGTRPGRCEPAGVSLTVRAGEIVGLAGLMGAGRTELLETLYGAGPPGRRSGQIRLAGRPYAPRGPRAALRAGVGFVPEDRRRSALVLEHPVGRSIVLAALRRVSTAGVVRAGRERDAVRQQVAALAIKTSSAAAPVGSLSGGNQQKVVFARHLLTRPRLLLLDEPTRGVDVGAKAEIYRLLRRLADDGMGILLASSELPELTGVCDRIVVLRRGRAVAELAADGCTGEDILTAAMGGTAAGGDDR
- a CDS encoding ABC transporter permease, producing MTHLRAPDKGPGTPLAPAGGDPAAGAGRWRWAGGRGDLVERLFAVQSLFALLLVFVLAIAVSPRRDGEILFLSTENLGNIVRAVSEIGIIAIGMTFVVLLGGIDLSVGAILGLSAVGTATLMVDSGLGILPAVTVVLLIGALFGALQGYATARLGIQSFIVTLAGLQVARGLARIWSGGLGIPIAYGDGPQEAPPAFEILNGTINGVLPVPAVLFIGIGVAAIVVLRKTAFARHVYAIGGNEKAARLSGVPVLRVKVAVFAIAGLLAAVAGIIHAGQLNQGSPNDGAGYELDAIAAVVIGGTSLAGGTGSMGGTLAGALLLGILNNILALNNIDANVQLLIKGLVIVAAAGLQKLRRSIV